A region from the Thermoplasmatales archaeon genome encodes:
- the fdhA_2 gene encoding Formate dehydrogenase subunit alpha, producing MFRINIDGKEGQFENQLTVLQAAKNMGIQIPTLCHDDRLEEYGGCRLCIVRINGRRRPETSCTAMIQDGMRVDAFPDDIEKERKTLLRLMTRNGKMNLSSLDTRKEFYRHLGHYGLLNEKSQETLQTTSRQWADHPFIRVDMDKCIDCYRCVRICEEVQGQFVWQKWNRGDKVTLLADGKESLKESSCVSCGACADTCPTGAIEDVSVIDKGYPENYTRSVCPYCGTGCEISIGTRDGKIVEILPVRDSPVSKGHLCVKGRYSFGFASSPDRITDPMIRVNGSWKKVTWDDAIKVVAENFKQIQSKYGPDSIGVLGSSRATNEENYLAQKFARVVIGTNNVDSCARVCHAPTAAGMGHILGTGSATNSFDDIEKANTMMLIGVNPTENHPIVGARIKERALKGANLIVIDPRRTELASLARIHLQLRPGTNIALLNALANVIINEGLVDRDFISDRIDNFESFSESVREWTAERAAEICGVDADKIREAAGIYASHKPSMLFHGLGVTEHSQGTDGVMAVVNLALLTGNIGIEGSGVNPLRGQNNVQGSAHMGCEPSKLTGYVTIESGRQKFESTWKRKIPVKKGLDEMQMIDSAVSGDLKALWIQGWDVYLTNPDMKHTEKAFNSMEFIVIQDFFMNETAKKFGSVFLPAVTSYEKDGTFMNSERRVQRVRKAMDPLGNSKPDWEIINLVAKSMGFGKDFTFSSPEDIWNEIRELWEGGRGITYRRLEKGGIQWPCPSEDHLGTKILHTDKFTIGKKTSLAKTQYRPTAEVTDEDYPILLSTGRSLFQFNAATMTDRSGNRAFRDTDYLYLSRGDAAMLKLEPGERVRLVSRYGEAVTRLSVDYDIKDGTAFATFNDPDVSLNRITGPFRDSKQNTPEYKVTAIRVIKA from the coding sequence ATGTTTCGCATAAATATAGATGGAAAGGAAGGGCAATTCGAGAATCAGTTGACCGTTCTTCAGGCGGCAAAAAATATGGGAATACAGATTCCCACACTCTGCCATGACGACAGGCTGGAAGAGTATGGAGGATGCAGGTTATGCATAGTCCGCATAAACGGTCGCAGAAGGCCCGAAACTTCCTGCACAGCAATGATACAGGACGGCATGCGAGTTGATGCATTCCCGGATGATATTGAAAAGGAAAGGAAGACCCTGCTCAGGCTTATGACAAGGAACGGAAAAATGAACCTATCAAGCCTCGATACCAGGAAGGAATTCTACAGGCATCTTGGTCACTATGGGCTGCTTAATGAGAAATCACAGGAAACGCTGCAAACGACATCACGACAGTGGGCAGATCACCCTTTCATACGCGTTGACATGGACAAGTGCATTGACTGCTACCGCTGTGTGCGCATATGTGAGGAGGTACAGGGACAGTTTGTCTGGCAGAAGTGGAACAGGGGCGACAAGGTCACTCTGCTTGCTGACGGCAAGGAAAGCCTGAAAGAAAGCTCATGCGTGAGCTGCGGAGCGTGCGCGGATACATGCCCAACTGGAGCAATAGAAGATGTTTCTGTTATTGACAAGGGCTATCCTGAAAATTACACCAGAAGCGTATGCCCATACTGTGGAACTGGATGTGAGATCAGCATTGGAACCAGGGACGGAAAAATAGTAGAGATACTTCCTGTCCGTGACTCGCCAGTGAGCAAGGGGCATCTCTGCGTGAAGGGGAGATACTCGTTCGGCTTTGCAAGTTCCCCGGACAGGATCACAGATCCCATGATAAGGGTGAATGGCTCCTGGAAAAAAGTGACCTGGGACGATGCCATTAAAGTTGTTGCGGAAAACTTCAAACAAATACAGTCAAAATATGGGCCTGATTCTATTGGAGTCCTTGGGTCCTCTCGAGCGACCAACGAGGAAAACTACCTTGCACAGAAATTCGCTAGAGTTGTTATAGGAACAAATAATGTTGACAGCTGCGCAAGGGTATGTCATGCTCCAACCGCGGCCGGTATGGGTCACATCCTAGGAACAGGTTCGGCCACGAACTCATTTGATGATATAGAGAAGGCAAACACCATGATGCTGATCGGTGTTAATCCAACGGAAAATCATCCCATCGTCGGAGCAAGGATAAAGGAAAGGGCACTGAAGGGTGCAAACCTCATTGTGATTGACCCGCGCAGGACGGAGCTGGCTTCACTGGCAAGAATCCACCTGCAGCTTAGACCGGGCACTAATATTGCTCTACTGAATGCACTGGCAAACGTTATCATAAACGAGGGTCTGGTAGATCGCGATTTTATAAGTGATCGTATCGACAATTTCGAATCTTTCAGTGAATCCGTCCGTGAGTGGACAGCAGAAAGGGCAGCGGAAATATGCGGGGTTGACGCTGACAAGATCAGGGAGGCTGCCGGGATATATGCATCGCATAAACCCTCTATGCTGTTTCATGGACTCGGTGTTACGGAGCACTCACAGGGAACCGATGGAGTCATGGCAGTGGTGAATCTGGCCCTGCTTACTGGGAATATTGGAATAGAAGGCTCCGGTGTAAATCCTCTCCGGGGACAGAATAACGTGCAGGGATCAGCACACATGGGTTGCGAGCCATCCAAGCTCACAGGATATGTGACAATTGAATCAGGGAGGCAGAAATTCGAAAGTACCTGGAAGAGAAAAATACCGGTGAAAAAAGGGCTGGACGAAATGCAGATGATCGATTCTGCAGTCTCGGGAGACCTGAAAGCGCTGTGGATACAGGGGTGGGATGTATACCTCACAAACCCAGACATGAAGCATACGGAGAAAGCGTTCAACTCAATGGAATTCATCGTGATCCAGGATTTCTTCATGAATGAGACCGCGAAGAAATTCGGGTCAGTATTCCTGCCAGCGGTAACTTCCTATGAGAAGGATGGGACGTTCATGAACTCCGAGAGGAGGGTACAGAGGGTAAGAAAAGCCATGGATCCATTGGGAAACTCAAAACCAGACTGGGAGATAATAAATCTCGTTGCGAAATCCATGGGGTTCGGGAAGGACTTTACTTTCAGTTCACCGGAAGATATCTGGAACGAGATCAGGGAACTCTGGGAAGGTGGCCGAGGAATAACCTACAGAAGACTGGAAAAAGGCGGAATACAGTGGCCCTGTCCATCAGAAGACCATCTCGGTACAAAAATCCTGCACACCGATAAATTCACAATTGGAAAGAAGACATCCCTGGCTAAGACACAGTACCGGCCAACCGCCGAAGTTACCGATGAAGATTACCCCATACTGCTTTCAACCGGCAGATCGCTGTTCCAGTTCAATGCGGCGACAATGACAGACAGGTCAGGCAACAGGGCTTTTCGTGATACGGATTACCTCTACCTTTCACGGGGCGATGCAGCCATGCTGAAGCTTGAGCCGGGTGAACGCGTCCGTCTGGTGAGCAGATACGGAGAGGCTGTGACGCGACTCTCTGTAGATTATGACATAAAGGATGGGACTGCATTCGCAACTTTCAATGATCCTGATGTGAGCCTGAACCGGATTACCGGGCCATTCAGGGATTCAAAACAGAACACCCCTGAATACAAGGTAACGGCAATCAGGGTGATAAAAGCATAA
- a CDS encoding NADH dehydrogenase I subunit F yields MFLKRNMTEEIDSFYSSPATGNKVEYCSGTACFVARGKNPARFSRGYEQKVRTYCLGKCYEAPSSSEGTSIPIISAKTSPPVVLENIVRGPADSLARYKEMGGFKALRKALEMKPVEIVEEVERSSLRGRGGAGFPTGKKWSSVLSQDSREKYVVVNADEGDPGAYIDRLLLELDPFRILEATIIAGYATGASNAYIYIRREYPEAIKTVSRAVQEMIDGGFIGSGILGSGFSIDVHIVPGKGSYVCGEETALIRSIEGRRPEVALRPPYPTEKGLYDKPTVVNNVETLANIPWIINNGAARFAEIGFSKSRGTKAVSLNSLFRNPGLYEVEMGTTIDHVVNDIGGGLKSGKIKGIIVGGPIAGIIPPSKFGTRIGYEEMKAIGGELGHGGFVAFDEETSIKDLISHVSSFVAYESCGKCTPCRLGSRTVEEVFSGLQTGDRWTREDYEALSDALLDTSLCGLGGGLGEFLKSASENYHEEVDACFA; encoded by the coding sequence TTGTTTCTCAAACGCAATATGACTGAGGAAATTGATTCATTTTATTCTTCTCCTGCTACCGGAAATAAAGTAGAATACTGTTCCGGCACTGCATGTTTTGTGGCTCGTGGAAAGAATCCGGCCAGATTCTCCAGAGGATATGAACAGAAAGTAAGGACATACTGCCTGGGGAAGTGCTATGAGGCGCCTTCTTCTTCTGAAGGCACTTCAATCCCGATTATTTCAGCAAAGACATCGCCTCCCGTAGTACTTGAAAATATAGTAAGGGGACCTGCAGATTCTCTTGCGCGATACAAGGAAATGGGAGGTTTCAAGGCACTAAGGAAGGCTCTGGAAATGAAGCCGGTTGAAATTGTGGAGGAGGTGGAAAGATCCTCTCTCCGTGGCCGCGGCGGGGCTGGCTTTCCCACTGGAAAGAAATGGTCAAGCGTCCTCTCACAGGATTCACGTGAAAAATACGTAGTTGTGAATGCTGATGAGGGAGACCCTGGTGCATATATTGACAGATTGCTCCTGGAACTTGACCCATTCAGGATCCTTGAAGCTACAATCATAGCGGGATATGCAACAGGTGCATCGAATGCTTACATATACATAAGAAGAGAATACCCTGAAGCAATAAAAACCGTCTCCAGGGCTGTTCAGGAAATGATCGACGGTGGATTCATTGGATCAGGCATTCTGGGATCCGGGTTTTCCATTGACGTCCATATTGTACCGGGAAAGGGAAGCTACGTGTGTGGCGAGGAGACCGCTCTCATAAGGTCAATTGAGGGCAGGCGTCCGGAAGTGGCTCTTAGACCCCCATACCCGACGGAAAAAGGGCTTTATGATAAACCAACGGTTGTGAATAATGTTGAGACTCTTGCCAATATCCCATGGATCATCAACAACGGTGCAGCGCGTTTTGCTGAGATTGGATTCTCAAAAAGCAGGGGCACCAAGGCCGTATCTCTTAACTCGCTTTTCAGGAATCCGGGTCTTTATGAGGTAGAGATGGGTACAACAATAGACCACGTGGTCAATGATATCGGAGGAGGCTTGAAATCTGGAAAAATAAAGGGGATAATTGTCGGTGGTCCCATTGCAGGAATCATACCTCCGTCGAAATTCGGAACAAGGATCGGTTATGAGGAAATGAAGGCTATAGGCGGCGAACTTGGCCATGGAGGATTTGTTGCTTTTGATGAAGAGACTTCAATCAAAGACTTGATCTCGCACGTATCCTCATTTGTGGCTTATGAATCGTGCGGGAAATGTACTCCATGCAGACTGGGCAGCAGGACTGTGGAAGAAGTTTTCTCCGGATTGCAGACAGGTGACAGATGGACCAGAGAAGACTACGAAGCTCTTTCAGATGCTCTTCTCGATACGAGCCTGTGCGGACTTGGTGGTGGCCTGGGAGAGTTCCTCAAGAGTGCCAGCGAGAATTATCACGAGGAGGTTGACGCATGTTTCGCATAA
- the katG gene encoding Catalase-peroxidase, with amino-acid sequence MSEERCPVNHGQIEKMSIKEWWPERLDLSVLRQNDQKSNPMGRDFDYAREFSSLDLKAVKGDIAKLLLDSQDWWPADFGNYGPLMIRMAWHSSGTYRVGDGRGGSGTAQQRFAPINSWPDNILLDKARRLIWPIKQKYGRKLSWGDLIVLTGNVALETMGLKTFGFGGGRTDVYEPDLSAYWGKETKWLDDKRYSGDRNLENPLAAVQMGLIYVNPEGPNGVPDPLLAAKDIRETFARMAMNDEETVALIAGGHTFGKTHGAGPVSHVGPEPEAAPIENQGIGWVSTYKSGKGDDTIGGGPEVTWTTTPTKWSMGFFENLFRYEWELEKSPAGAYQFVAKNAEEVVPYAHSSRKRKPTMLVTDLAFRFDPVYEKISRRYLEHPQEFSDAFARAWFKLTHRDMGPVTRYLGPEVPAEKLLWQDPIPEVDHKLVQKDDIEKLKEQIMASGLSVRDLVYTAWSSAATFRGSDKRGGANGARIALEPQIHWEANEPDNLKRVLKTMNSIREKFNSTAKGGKKISLADLIVIGGNAAIEKAAEAGGFKISVPFQPGRMDALQEDTDISSFSYLEPQADGFRNYMKLDLTYKPEFLLVDKAQLLNLSVPEMTVLVGGMRSFGANYNGTKLGVLTGRPGVLTNDFFRNILSMDYDWKPKDEAENEFEGRDRKTGKQKWVASRVDLIFGAHSELRAVSEVYGSDDSPGKFVNDFVAAWSKVMNLDRFGLHS; translated from the coding sequence ATGAGTGAAGAAAGATGTCCCGTTAACCACGGTCAAATAGAAAAAATGAGCATTAAGGAATGGTGGCCAGAAAGACTTGATTTGAGTGTTCTCAGACAAAATGATCAGAAATCAAATCCTATGGGTAGAGATTTCGATTACGCAAGAGAGTTTTCAAGTCTTGATCTTAAGGCTGTTAAGGGCGATATTGCAAAGTTGTTACTGGATTCTCAGGACTGGTGGCCTGCAGATTTCGGCAATTACGGTCCACTCATGATAAGAATGGCATGGCACAGTTCAGGAACATACAGAGTTGGAGACGGTAGAGGAGGTTCAGGGACTGCACAACAGCGATTTGCACCTATTAATAGCTGGCCGGATAATATTCTTCTGGACAAGGCAAGAAGACTGATTTGGCCCATAAAACAGAAGTACGGGCGAAAACTGTCCTGGGGGGACCTCATTGTTCTCACAGGAAATGTGGCACTGGAAACGATGGGTCTCAAGACCTTTGGATTTGGGGGTGGACGAACAGATGTTTACGAACCCGATCTTTCAGCATACTGGGGTAAGGAAACAAAGTGGCTTGATGATAAAAGATATTCTGGAGACAGAAATCTTGAAAATCCACTGGCGGCAGTTCAAATGGGTCTTATTTATGTAAATCCTGAAGGCCCAAATGGTGTCCCCGATCCTCTACTGGCAGCTAAAGATATACGAGAGACCTTTGCCCGTATGGCCATGAATGATGAGGAAACAGTTGCTCTCATTGCCGGTGGGCACACTTTTGGAAAAACACATGGTGCAGGGCCTGTCTCGCATGTTGGTCCAGAGCCCGAAGCTGCCCCGATAGAGAACCAGGGGATTGGCTGGGTCAGCACATATAAATCAGGCAAGGGGGACGACACAATTGGAGGCGGGCCAGAGGTTACCTGGACGACAACACCAACAAAATGGAGCATGGGTTTCTTTGAGAATCTTTTCAGGTATGAATGGGAACTCGAAAAGAGCCCAGCCGGCGCATACCAGTTTGTTGCCAAGAATGCTGAGGAAGTGGTTCCCTACGCTCACTCCAGTAGGAAAAGGAAGCCAACAATGCTAGTCACGGATCTAGCGTTTCGTTTCGATCCTGTGTATGAAAAGATTTCCAGGCGCTATCTGGAGCATCCGCAGGAGTTTTCTGATGCCTTTGCAAGAGCATGGTTCAAACTGACACACAGGGATATGGGACCTGTTACCAGATATCTTGGACCAGAAGTGCCTGCTGAGAAACTCCTCTGGCAGGACCCTATTCCAGAGGTTGATCATAAACTGGTTCAAAAGGACGATATAGAAAAACTGAAAGAACAGATCATGGCTTCAGGACTCTCAGTGAGGGACCTAGTGTACACAGCCTGGTCCTCAGCAGCAACCTTCAGAGGCAGTGATAAGAGAGGAGGCGCAAACGGTGCACGCATAGCTTTGGAACCGCAGATACACTGGGAAGCCAATGAACCAGACAACCTGAAAAGAGTGCTGAAGACCATGAACTCCATAAGAGAAAAGTTCAATTCTACAGCAAAAGGTGGAAAGAAAATATCACTTGCGGACCTCATAGTTATTGGAGGCAATGCAGCAATTGAGAAAGCTGCAGAAGCTGGAGGCTTTAAAATATCAGTTCCATTCCAACCTGGTAGAATGGATGCGCTTCAGGAGGATACCGACATTAGTTCATTCTCCTATCTTGAGCCTCAGGCTGATGGCTTCCGTAATTATATGAAACTGGATCTTACATATAAACCGGAGTTTCTCCTTGTTGACAAGGCGCAACTTCTTAATCTGTCGGTACCTGAAATGACGGTTCTTGTCGGAGGAATGCGTTCCTTTGGTGCCAATTACAACGGGACAAAGCTGGGAGTCTTAACAGGCCGCCCCGGTGTCTTGACCAATGACTTTTTCAGGAACATTCTAAGCATGGATTACGATTGGAAGCCAAAGGACGAGGCAGAAAATGAATTCGAGGGCAGGGACAGAAAGACAGGCAAACAGAAATGGGTTGCCAGTCGTGTCGATCTCATATTTGGCGCTCATTCGGAACTCAGAGCGGTTTCTGAAGTTTACGGAAGCGATGATTCCCCAGGAAAGTTTGTGAACGATTTTGTTGCAGCATGGTCAAAGGTGATGAATCTTGATAGGTTTGGCCTTCATAGTTAA
- a CDS encoding putative peroxiredoxin, giving the protein MAKSIIFQNKLEEDKADLDSPRNVPKSMGMIHSESATSTVRAGFIVDDKAVVRAIP; this is encoded by the coding sequence ATGGCCAAAAGCATTATTTTTCAAAATAAGCTGGAAGAAGATAAAGCTGATCTGGATTCGCCGAGAAACGTTCCCAAATCAATGGGAATGATACATTCAGAATCTGCAACATCTACAGTCAGGGCAGGATTTATTGTAGATGACAAAGCCGTAGTGAGAGCTATACCTTAG
- the thpS_2 gene encoding Thermopsin precursor: MLKRKFVLAIVIFVAFAMVMSSMALIGGVPANNSTSSQANTPSSLVASHYANPTLTGKAAQVMKALTEKGISANYVYLPNFNPTVHKKDGVITPSYTTAPAPMGIGAYGISNNNGAGPATAYNLTTGSVMASLNVSSLQDFYALDDGPNSVTFQLNAVLHNVALFGNSSYAFWTQNVVFYSARTQSLLLLDNLWNFSSPSFNLTQNSLYSYSGIPVSPVYYYAVGPAFHVTYPFSLNLYLNTSVINGRSTVFYNYSLETSGNYFSGSYDRIIFNSTPSSNPSYTAPAPQYLISGNTITPDGFIPYDAEIMLGGPGGGSTANVLNISATMQLKYMNATTSAYTSFPDTFDVGSQTGETSQGVAVSWSPNDVATLTAGPSYLYGMWGLTPASTPMYTYSGSVNPPNSFMFTSPGGPFNATLSAWVPLSNTGQYSFIIPYGSLSSNVMLSNYKPMLTTLTPGNGGQITLSHDFRLGVYTPLYAMDNAQLQYISYYGNGMPGNPYMIYNNAPMKGYINPLFGELNDYAFPAFSGLLLHNVNAYTVVSSEPSFKVNYANNVYSQLITAFFGLPSANNLGIVLYQTSNATVYGNQITGWFSFEQTGFPVANLLLWNSQNDTVMYNQFTTLDSSMLVYNTQTQDGNNLIYGNLFIQSSQLNTGKYAVIAVSPTLNLSTYGPVALSMYSSGNVISGNFFIVYNTAISPNYSIYSGYGVNYTDSWNHNFWWNYVYGSGPYNNNGQITSGYDYFPIVIHGLGSYHLMRIVEDFERN; encoded by the coding sequence ATGTTGAAACGTAAATTTGTACTGGCAATAGTGATTTTCGTTGCGTTTGCAATGGTGATGTCGTCGATGGCACTGATTGGTGGAGTTCCTGCAAACAACAGCACATCCAGTCAGGCAAATACGCCTAGCAGCCTCGTCGCAAGCCATTATGCAAACCCAACGCTGACCGGCAAAGCGGCGCAGGTGATGAAGGCACTGACTGAGAAAGGTATATCGGCAAACTATGTGTACCTGCCAAACTTCAATCCGACAGTGCACAAAAAAGATGGAGTCATAACACCATCGTACACTACGGCTCCTGCTCCGATGGGTATTGGCGCTTATGGTATATCCAATAACAATGGTGCTGGCCCCGCGACAGCCTACAACCTGACAACTGGCAGTGTAATGGCGTCTCTGAACGTCAGCAGCCTTCAGGACTTTTATGCTCTGGATGACGGACCTAACAGCGTAACGTTCCAGCTCAATGCTGTGCTTCACAATGTTGCGCTGTTTGGAAACAGCAGCTATGCTTTCTGGACACAGAATGTTGTATTTTACTCTGCCAGAACCCAGAGCCTTCTACTTCTTGACAACCTTTGGAATTTCTCAAGCCCCTCGTTCAATCTAACGCAGAACTCTCTGTATAGTTACAGCGGTATTCCAGTGTCGCCAGTGTATTACTATGCTGTCGGCCCGGCTTTCCATGTCACCTACCCATTCTCCCTGAATCTGTACCTAAACACTTCTGTCATTAATGGTAGATCGACAGTGTTCTACAATTACTCACTCGAGACATCCGGCAACTACTTTTCAGGCAGCTATGACCGCATAATATTCAACTCCACGCCGTCTTCCAACCCATCTTATACAGCGCCAGCACCACAGTATCTCATAAGCGGTAACACCATCACTCCTGACGGTTTCATTCCTTACGATGCTGAAATCATGCTGGGCGGACCCGGTGGTGGAAGCACGGCAAATGTACTGAACATAAGCGCAACTATGCAACTGAAGTACATGAATGCAACAACATCCGCATACACAAGCTTCCCAGACACATTTGATGTTGGATCCCAGACTGGCGAGACATCGCAGGGAGTTGCAGTATCATGGTCACCGAATGATGTGGCAACCCTTACTGCGGGACCATCATACCTCTACGGAATGTGGGGATTGACTCCAGCATCTACGCCTATGTATACCTACAGTGGATCTGTTAACCCGCCAAATTCGTTCATGTTCACCTCTCCGGGTGGACCGTTCAACGCGACTCTATCAGCGTGGGTCCCATTGAGCAATACAGGACAGTATTCATTCATCATACCATACGGAAGTCTTTCGTCGAACGTCATGCTGAGCAACTACAAGCCTATGCTGACAACACTGACTCCTGGAAACGGCGGACAAATAACGTTATCCCATGACTTCAGACTGGGAGTTTATACTCCGCTCTACGCGATGGATAATGCACAGCTGCAATACATATCATACTATGGAAACGGAATGCCTGGTAATCCTTACATGATCTACAATAATGCACCAATGAAAGGATACATCAACCCGCTGTTTGGAGAACTAAACGATTATGCCTTCCCGGCATTCTCGGGCCTGCTGCTCCATAACGTGAACGCATACACTGTGGTAAGCTCAGAGCCATCATTCAAGGTGAATTACGCTAACAATGTGTACAGTCAATTAATCACGGCTTTCTTCGGCTTGCCTTCCGCGAACAATCTGGGCATTGTGCTTTACCAGACCTCAAATGCGACGGTCTATGGAAACCAGATTACTGGCTGGTTTTCATTTGAGCAGACAGGATTTCCTGTAGCGAACCTGCTCCTCTGGAATTCACAGAATGATACGGTAATGTACAATCAGTTCACGACCCTGGACAGTTCCATGCTTGTTTACAATACACAAACACAGGACGGAAACAACCTCATATATGGGAACTTGTTCATTCAGTCATCGCAATTGAATACGGGCAAATATGCCGTGATAGCTGTCTCTCCAACCCTTAATCTATCTACCTATGGTCCGGTAGCTCTTTCGATGTACAGCAGCGGAAATGTCATAAGCGGAAACTTCTTTATTGTGTACAATACGGCAATAAGCCCCAACTATAGCATCTACTCCGGATATGGAGTCAATTACACGGACAGCTGGAACCATAATTTCTGGTGGAACTACGTATACGGATCAGGGCCATACAACAATAACGGACAGATAACTTCCGGCTATGATTATTTCCCAATAGTCATCCATGGGCTTGGGAGCTACCATCTGATGAGGATCGTTGAAGATTTCGAACGTAATTAA
- a CDS encoding putative aldo-keto reductase has product MKMKVFGRTGLLVSELCLGTMTFGWQADERASHEILDTFTSKGGNFVDTADVYSEGKSEEIIGSWLAGKDRESVVIATKARFRTADHPNGVGLSRKHIHSAVKASLKRLGTDYVDIFQVHAWDPLTPLEETFGTLNSLVDEGLIRYIGVSNYRAWQFEKALQLCRERGWNAPVSIQPQYNIITRATEFEILPMALEENIAVLPWSPLAGGFLTGKYAGGISKAGKGTRVGDSTTPEFYRKLENERMSRIISELGRISKETGKTMAQVTLNWLLSNDAVTAPIIGARNLNQLEDNLGSTGWKLSEDQVRAINVASEMEVTYPYDQRAEDQQRRDRTLS; this is encoded by the coding sequence ATGAAAATGAAGGTATTCGGGAGAACAGGACTTTTAGTGAGCGAACTTTGCCTTGGAACAATGACTTTCGGATGGCAGGCGGATGAACGTGCCAGTCATGAAATTCTTGACACTTTCACCTCAAAAGGAGGTAATTTCGTTGATACAGCAGATGTGTATTCTGAAGGAAAATCAGAGGAGATTATAGGAAGCTGGTTAGCCGGGAAAGACAGGGAAAGTGTTGTTATTGCAACTAAGGCCAGATTCCGCACTGCAGACCACCCCAATGGAGTCGGGCTGTCCAGAAAGCATATTCACTCTGCTGTAAAAGCCAGCCTGAAAAGACTTGGCACTGATTATGTAGATATCTTTCAGGTGCATGCCTGGGATCCGCTGACTCCATTAGAGGAAACTTTTGGTACCCTGAACTCCCTCGTAGATGAAGGGCTGATCAGGTATATCGGGGTCAGCAACTACAGGGCTTGGCAATTTGAAAAGGCCCTGCAGCTATGCAGGGAAAGGGGGTGGAATGCACCAGTGAGCATTCAGCCCCAGTATAACATAATCACGAGAGCCACAGAATTTGAGATCCTGCCAATGGCTCTTGAAGAGAACATAGCGGTACTTCCCTGGAGCCCTCTCGCCGGTGGCTTTTTAACGGGAAAGTATGCCGGTGGAATTTCCAAAGCAGGAAAGGGAACGAGGGTTGGAGACTCAACAACGCCGGAATTCTACAGGAAGCTGGAAAATGAAAGGATGTCGAGAATTATATCTGAACTGGGGAGAATATCAAAAGAGACAGGAAAAACAATGGCGCAGGTCACACTTAACTGGTTGCTCTCAAATGATGCGGTAACCGCTCCCATCATCGGTGCGAGAAATTTGAATCAGCTCGAGGACAATCTGGGATCTACCGGATGGAAATTGAGTGAAGATCAGGTCAGAGCAATAAACGTAGCCAGCGAGATGGAAGTAACCTACCCATACGATCAGAGAGCGGAAGATCAGCAGAGAAGGGACCGAACTCTTTCCTGA